From a region of the Gemmatimonadota bacterium genome:
- the ptsP gene encoding phosphoenolpyruvate--protein phosphotransferase, whose amino-acid sequence MRGCPLEPWHPGYPCVRTGGGPLYFFNSLLVSIILDGSPASEGIGSGRVFMLDWGVPVVPHEILEEADAPDEVERFHEAREWAKARLLETKERTEARLGSVEARIFDPQILMLDDAAVVDGTVRNIRENRLNAQRAFEWRMLELQAMWSRTSHPMVLDRLNDLEDLMIRVLHRLLGNHDPTDLEGLDESVIIVATNLTPSLTVHLDAARVLGIATDLGTRTAHWVILARSLEIPAVVGLGDVSKRAVEGQHAIVDGRIGRIILDPDEHDRERFQQRQRRLEAWEGEIAVIAKQESVTKDGQFVELRANLDLPGEAEQARLHGANGVGLFRTEFLVVGRNTMPGEEEQFEAYKATAQAFPEGAVYIRTFDLGGDKFPMFLHMPREENPFLGWRAIRVCLDEPELFRTQLRALLRATAYGDVRIMLPLVNDVDEIRQVRTLLGEEEARLEADGIPFNTGYKLGVMIETPAAALEAVELARHADFFSIGTNDLIQYTLAVDRTNTRLAKLYNPFHPAVVRQLHQVARVGRAAGIEVSVCGEMASNPLAAFLLLGLNITALSVAWPSLPEIKKVIRDVRMEDAREAARKALAAPTSADVTRCLVEGIGDSVDLKVFQGRWSLSLPE is encoded by the coding sequence ATGCGCGGGTGCCCTCTGGAGCCGTGGCATCCCGGGTACCCGTGCGTTCGCACGGGTGGCGGCCCGCTGTACTTCTTCAACAGCCTTCTAGTGTCGATCATCCTCGACGGCTCCCCCGCGTCCGAGGGGATCGGCTCCGGGCGCGTCTTCATGCTCGACTGGGGCGTCCCAGTCGTGCCGCACGAGATCCTCGAAGAGGCGGACGCACCGGATGAAGTCGAGCGATTCCACGAAGCCCGGGAGTGGGCGAAAGCTCGGCTACTTGAGACAAAGGAGAGGACCGAGGCGCGACTCGGGTCGGTTGAGGCCCGGATCTTCGATCCCCAGATCCTGATGCTCGACGACGCGGCCGTGGTGGACGGCACGGTTCGAAACATCCGAGAGAATCGGCTGAACGCTCAGAGGGCGTTCGAATGGCGGATGCTCGAGCTGCAGGCGATGTGGAGTCGCACTTCCCATCCGATGGTGCTCGACCGGTTGAACGACCTCGAGGATCTCATGATCCGGGTCCTTCACCGCCTCCTGGGGAACCACGACCCCACCGATCTCGAAGGCCTCGACGAGTCCGTGATCATCGTCGCGACGAACCTCACGCCAAGCCTGACGGTGCATCTCGACGCGGCGCGGGTACTCGGCATCGCGACCGATCTGGGGACCCGCACCGCGCACTGGGTGATCCTCGCACGCTCTTTGGAAATCCCAGCCGTCGTCGGCTTGGGTGATGTGTCCAAGAGAGCCGTCGAGGGTCAGCACGCGATCGTCGATGGTCGGATCGGGCGGATCATCCTCGACCCTGACGAACACGACCGGGAGCGTTTCCAGCAGCGGCAGCGACGGCTTGAGGCGTGGGAGGGCGAGATCGCGGTCATCGCCAAGCAAGAGTCGGTGACGAAGGACGGTCAGTTCGTCGAGCTGCGCGCCAACCTCGACCTACCGGGCGAAGCCGAGCAGGCGCGGCTGCACGGAGCCAACGGCGTAGGGCTGTTCCGCACCGAGTTCCTCGTCGTAGGACGCAATACGATGCCCGGTGAGGAAGAACAGTTCGAAGCGTACAAAGCGACGGCGCAGGCGTTTCCCGAGGGTGCCGTGTACATCCGTACCTTCGATCTCGGGGGGGACAAATTCCCGATGTTCCTGCACATGCCCCGGGAAGAGAACCCGTTCCTGGGATGGCGTGCGATCCGAGTTTGCCTCGACGAACCAGAGCTGTTCCGGACACAACTTCGAGCGCTGCTGAGGGCAACGGCGTACGGCGACGTGCGCATAATGCTCCCTCTGGTGAACGACGTAGACGAGATCCGTCAGGTGCGCACGCTGCTTGGGGAGGAGGAGGCTCGGCTCGAAGCAGACGGGATCCCCTTCAATACCGGGTACAAGCTGGGTGTGATGATCGAGACGCCGGCGGCTGCGCTCGAAGCCGTGGAGCTCGCGCGTCACGCGGACTTCTTCTCGATCGGCACCAACGACCTCATCCAGTACACGCTCGCCGTGGACCGAACCAATACGCGACTCGCGAAGCTGTACAACCCGTTCCATCCGGCGGTTGTTCGACAACTGCACCAGGTCGCGAGGGTCGGACGCGCGGCAGGAATCGAGGTCAGCGTGTGCGGTGAGATGGCATCCAATCCGCTCGCCGCGTTCCTGCTGCTCGGCCTCAATATCACCGCGCTTTCCGTGGCGTGGCCGTCGCTCCCAGAGATCAAGAAGGTCATTCGCGACGTCCGCATGGAGGACGCCCGCGAGGCCGCCCGCAAGGCGCTCGCGGCGCCGACCAGCGCGGACGTGACACGTTGCCTCGTCGAGGGGATCGGGGACTCCGTTGATCTCAAGGTCTTCCAGGGCCGCTGGAGCTTGTCGCTCCCGGAGTGA
- a CDS encoding glycosyltransferase family 4 protein, producing the protein MSGTAPMRVLVVNWLDRQNPEAGGAEAHLHETFGRLAERGHAITLLASGWKGSDPRAELDGIEVHRTGARYTFSLAAPRYFRRQLGDRPFDVVVEDLNKVPLFTRYWTRIPVVALVHHLFGITAFQEASFPLAAATWLLERPIPLVFRTTPTIAVSASTREDLGRRGLDTSRIEVIPNGIDLERYSPHPDGAQTAEPSLLYLGRLKKYKRVDLLMRAVALLASDGLRVTLRVGGSGNDRPRLEKVARDLGLADRVHFLGFVEDEEKLDLFRTSWLHALTSPNEGWGISIMEASACATPSVASDAPGLRESVVDGETGLLVPHGDVRALADSIASLLNDDERRLAMGRQARSFAEQYSWDASADQMEAFLRRVVAGSALG; encoded by the coding sequence GTGAGCGGAACCGCGCCGATGCGCGTCCTGGTCGTGAATTGGCTCGACCGTCAAAACCCGGAGGCCGGAGGAGCAGAGGCGCATCTCCACGAGACGTTCGGACGTCTCGCCGAGCGCGGCCATGCGATCACTCTCCTGGCCTCCGGTTGGAAGGGCTCGGATCCCCGCGCCGAGCTAGATGGCATCGAAGTCCACCGTACCGGTGCGCGCTACACGTTCTCGCTCGCCGCACCCCGATACTTCCGGCGTCAGCTAGGGGACAGACCCTTCGATGTCGTCGTCGAGGACCTGAACAAGGTCCCTCTCTTCACGCGGTATTGGACGCGCATACCGGTGGTTGCGTTGGTCCACCATCTCTTCGGCATAACCGCATTCCAAGAAGCCTCGTTCCCGCTGGCAGCAGCGACATGGTTGCTCGAACGGCCGATCCCGCTCGTCTTCCGGACCACACCCACCATCGCCGTGTCAGCGAGCACTCGGGAAGACCTCGGACGCAGAGGTCTCGACACGAGCCGCATCGAAGTGATTCCGAACGGGATCGATCTGGAGCGCTATTCACCCCACCCCGACGGCGCCCAAACGGCGGAGCCTTCTCTGCTCTACCTCGGGCGCTTGAAGAAGTACAAGCGCGTCGACCTTCTCATGCGTGCGGTGGCTCTGCTCGCCTCCGACGGTTTGCGGGTGACGCTCCGAGTGGGAGGGAGCGGCAACGATCGTCCGCGACTCGAGAAGGTGGCACGCGATCTCGGGCTTGCGGACAGGGTCCACTTCCTGGGCTTCGTGGAGGATGAGGAGAAGCTGGATCTGTTCCGAACGTCTTGGCTGCACGCGCTGACATCGCCGAACGAGGGGTGGGGCATCTCGATCATGGAGGCGAGCGCCTGCGCCACACCCAGCGTAGCGAGCGACGCCCCCGGTCTCCGCGAAAGCGTCGTGGACGGAGAGACCGGGCTGCTGGTGCCTCACGGAGACGTGCGCGCACTCGCCGACTCGATCGCGTCGCTGCTCAACGATGACGAGCGGCGGCTGGCGATGGGCCGACAGGCGCGGAGCTTCGCGGAGCAGTACTCGTGGGACGCATCCGCGGACCAGATGGAGGCGTTCCTCCGTCGGGTGGTGGCCGGATCGGCGCTCGGCTAG
- a CDS encoding bifunctional nuclease family protein has product MLVEVRVDELRFRSDNIALVVLKEADGDRVLPIYIGETEALAIAMHLEAVVVPRPLTHDLLCSVLHGLGGSLQKVVITKVEERTYYAELLVRRNGEIIGLDARPSDSIALALRAAAGIFANEDLLEAGPLEIFENEGAAEISFGEATLDIVQRTSAEDLEERLRRLNPEDFGRFKP; this is encoded by the coding sequence GTGCTCGTAGAAGTCAGAGTAGATGAATTGCGGTTCCGCTCTGACAACATTGCGTTGGTCGTCCTCAAAGAGGCGGACGGCGACCGGGTCCTCCCGATCTACATCGGAGAGACGGAGGCGCTCGCGATCGCCATGCACCTGGAGGCAGTGGTGGTCCCCCGGCCGCTGACTCACGACCTGCTTTGCTCGGTTCTTCATGGCCTGGGTGGCAGCCTTCAGAAGGTGGTGATCACAAAGGTCGAGGAGCGCACCTACTACGCCGAACTGCTCGTCCGACGCAACGGTGAAATCATCGGTCTGGACGCGCGCCCCTCCGACTCGATCGCGCTCGCGCTTCGGGCCGCCGCCGGCATCTTCGCCAACGAGGACCTGCTCGAGGCCGGACCACTCGAAATCTTCGAGAACGAGGGCGCCGCGGAGATATCGTTCGGGGAGGCTACGCTCGACATCGTCCAGCGCACGAGCGCGGAAGACCTCGAGGAGCGCCTTCGTAGGCTCAACCCCGAGGACTTTGGGCGATTCAAGCCCTGA
- a CDS encoding HPr family phosphocarrier protein: protein MELPRAERAIEIVNPAGMHARPAAEFVKLAGSFAARITVEKDGLEVNGKSIMGVLMLAAEHGSTLRVAAHGDDAGDAVDALADLVGRGFQEN from the coding sequence ATGGAGCTCCCACGTGCCGAGAGAGCGATCGAGATCGTGAACCCCGCCGGCATGCACGCACGTCCCGCCGCCGAGTTCGTAAAGCTCGCGGGCAGCTTCGCCGCACGGATCACCGTGGAGAAAGACGGCCTGGAGGTGAACGGGAAGAGCATCATGGGCGTGCTCATGCTGGCGGCTGAACACGGCTCCACCTTACGAGTCGCCGCCCACGGCGACGATGCCGGAGACGCTGTCGATGCGCTGGCCGACCTCGTCGGACGCGGCTTTCAGGAGAACTAG
- a CDS encoding PTS sugar transporter subunit IIC — MELALIALLGGGLALDATSVGQFMLSRPLVAGALTGWMLGDPALGLLIGTLLELYLLVSFPSGGARFPEGATATVVAVATASASSAPGAVPVAIAVGLLWGQVGGFSITALRKANGFIVPEPADSRVSTARITAAHLGAVGLDFMRGVLITGTGVTIGRVVVARVSAPWPLGERESFALVLAGAAVSVGILLHDLGGFRERRVLFVAGLALGLVGVRFL, encoded by the coding sequence ATGGAACTTGCGCTGATCGCCCTCCTAGGCGGAGGCCTGGCGCTGGACGCGACGTCGGTCGGGCAATTCATGCTGTCCCGGCCCCTCGTCGCTGGCGCGCTCACGGGTTGGATGCTCGGGGACCCGGCACTCGGCCTCTTGATCGGGACGTTGCTCGAGCTGTATCTGCTCGTCTCTTTTCCCAGCGGCGGCGCACGATTCCCGGAGGGCGCGACCGCGACGGTCGTCGCCGTGGCGACCGCGTCGGCGTCCAGCGCACCGGGCGCGGTCCCGGTCGCGATCGCAGTCGGCCTGTTGTGGGGTCAGGTCGGTGGCTTCTCGATCACCGCGCTGCGGAAAGCGAATGGCTTCATCGTGCCAGAGCCCGCCGACTCCCGCGTGAGCACCGCACGAATAACCGCCGCCCACCTCGGTGCGGTCGGGCTCGACTTCATGCGCGGGGTCCTGATTACGGGGACTGGCGTCACCATCGGGCGCGTGGTGGTTGCACGTGTCAGCGCGCCGTGGCCGCTCGGGGAACGCGAGTCCTTCGCTCTGGTGCTCGCGGGCGCTGCGGTGTCGGTGGGCATTCTGCTCCATGACCTCGGCGGTTTTCGGGAGCGCCGCGTCCTCTTCGTCGCGGGTCTTGCTTTGGGCCTTGTGGGCGTGCGGTTCCTGTGA
- a CDS encoding PTS system mannose/fructose/sorbose family transporter subunit IID: MSALSRRAITSTFLRSFLVQGSWNYHTMIGTGFAFAMLPGLRRIFDDDAKAMDASVRRHLDHFNAHPYLANVALGAALRLEADGTDAQTVRRFKTAVRGPLGGLGDSLVWAAWLPTVSMAALAMWWIGLPVWVVVGLFLVLYNAGHLALRIWGFRSGLRDGRDVARTLSKARLAQLAERIKSIASLLVGVLAGVLLAGRGGLSDGGLLWLVVAIVCFVVGLVVGHRIWRPAAIATVTAIALIAAWGVLQ, translated from the coding sequence GTGAGCGCTCTCTCGCGTCGTGCCATCACCTCGACCTTCTTGCGCTCGTTCCTAGTCCAGGGCTCGTGGAACTACCACACGATGATCGGTACGGGTTTCGCCTTTGCGATGCTGCCCGGTCTGAGGCGAATATTCGATGACGATGCAAAGGCCATGGACGCATCCGTGCGACGTCACCTGGATCACTTCAACGCGCATCCGTATCTGGCGAACGTCGCACTAGGTGCGGCGCTCAGGCTCGAGGCGGACGGCACCGACGCACAGACGGTGCGCCGATTCAAGACGGCCGTTCGGGGGCCACTCGGCGGCCTCGGCGATTCCCTCGTCTGGGCGGCATGGTTACCCACGGTCTCGATGGCAGCCCTGGCGATGTGGTGGATCGGGCTCCCCGTCTGGGTGGTCGTGGGGCTCTTTCTCGTCCTCTACAACGCGGGCCACCTGGCGCTGCGCATCTGGGGCTTCCGCAGCGGGCTCCGCGACGGGCGCGACGTGGCGCGCACGCTCAGCAAAGCGAGATTGGCGCAACTGGCTGAGCGGATAAAGTCGATCGCATCGCTGCTCGTCGGCGTACTGGCGGGGGTGCTGCTGGCCGGCCGGGGCGGACTGAGCGACGGCGGCCTCCTCTGGCTCGTTGTTGCGATCGTCTGCTTCGTGGTGGGGCTCGTCGTCGGGCATCGCATCTGGAGACCGGCAGCGATTGCCACCGTTACCGCGATCGCGCTCATCGCTGCGTGGGGGGTGCTACAATGA
- a CDS encoding PTS sugar transporter subunit IIB — MSIVLFRVDERLIHGQVVIGWGHQLRPDRYAVVDDDLAGSDWEQDLYRLGAGTAQVVFATAEDARDRLSEWRDDPQRTILLTRDVATMWRLGAGGMLSGERVNLGGIHHGPGRRELLTYLHLTPEDVDHLVNLAAEGVEVSARDLPDAHRVPLETLMEG, encoded by the coding sequence ATGTCCATCGTCCTCTTCAGAGTCGACGAGCGTCTGATCCACGGTCAGGTGGTCATCGGGTGGGGCCATCAGCTACGTCCCGACCGATATGCAGTCGTCGACGATGACCTCGCCGGGAGTGACTGGGAGCAGGACCTGTATCGCCTCGGCGCTGGCACCGCCCAAGTCGTCTTCGCGACTGCGGAGGACGCGCGCGACCGGCTGTCCGAGTGGCGCGATGACCCCCAGCGGACCATCCTACTTACGCGGGACGTCGCGACCATGTGGCGTCTCGGCGCGGGTGGGATGCTGTCAGGGGAAAGAGTGAATCTGGGCGGAATCCACCACGGCCCCGGCCGGCGTGAGCTGCTCACCTATCTCCACTTGACCCCCGAGGACGTAGACCACCTCGTGAATCTCGCCGCGGAGGGTGTGGAGGTAAGCGCACGCGATCTGCCCGACGCACACCGGGTTCCGCTCGAAACACTCATGGAAGGCTGA
- a CDS encoding 6,7-dimethyl-8-ribityllumazine synthase codes for MSTDGSFVDNSGGSLQAAGLRLAIVVSRFNVDITDRLLRGALACLEEHGGVRDDVEVIHVPGAWELPPTAARIAQLDRHDAIVALGCVIRGDTPHFDYVCAEASAGLGAVARSASIPVLFGVLTTDDHAQALSRAGDGKDNKGYEAAFAALEMVSVYRALERR; via the coding sequence GTGAGCACCGACGGTTCCTTCGTCGACAACTCAGGAGGTTCATTGCAAGCAGCCGGGCTCCGGCTCGCGATCGTGGTGAGTCGGTTCAACGTCGACATCACGGACCGTCTTCTGAGGGGCGCGCTCGCATGCCTCGAGGAGCACGGCGGGGTGCGCGACGACGTGGAGGTCATTCACGTGCCGGGAGCGTGGGAGCTACCGCCGACGGCTGCCCGCATCGCCCAGCTGGATCGGCACGACGCGATCGTCGCGCTCGGCTGTGTGATCCGCGGTGACACGCCCCACTTCGACTATGTGTGTGCGGAGGCCTCCGCGGGTTTGGGGGCAGTGGCCCGCTCGGCATCGATTCCCGTGCTTTTCGGCGTATTGACCACGGACGATCACGCACAGGCGCTGTCCCGCGCGGGAGATGGGAAGGACAACAAGGGGTATGAGGCCGCGTTTGCCGCACTCGAGATGGTGAGCGTGTACAGGGCTCTAGAACGTCGGTGA
- the raiA gene encoding ribosome-associated translation inhibitor RaiA yields the protein MRIQITARHCNVPDTLLRRTEEQIQKLSRYDPRVGSAEVTYTEEKRSRKAEVVLHIHGAEPVVAHAEEREFRSALDKAIDRITRMLKRERQQHRDHWAPPLPVGTREPEPS from the coding sequence GTGAGAATTCAGATCACGGCCCGACACTGCAACGTCCCGGATACTCTGCTGAGACGTACCGAGGAGCAGATTCAGAAGCTGAGCCGGTACGATCCCCGCGTCGGCTCGGCAGAAGTGACCTACACCGAAGAAAAACGCTCCAGGAAGGCCGAGGTGGTCCTCCACATCCACGGCGCAGAGCCTGTCGTCGCGCATGCCGAGGAGCGTGAGTTCAGGTCCGCGCTCGACAAAGCGATCGACCGGATCACGCGCATGTTGAAGCGAGAGCGGCAGCAGCATCGCGATCACTGGGCCCCGCCGCTTCCTGTGGGCACACGTGAACCCGAGCCGTCTTGA
- the hprK gene encoding HPr(Ser) kinase/phosphatase, which produces MGLEVLTEATSLDRPASDPDITSPGLALAGHTARTPRGRMWVFGETEMTYLGALPEADARSRLATLFTFDVPAVFVTKGQQVSEYFLEEAVSAAVPVLRCSVSTKEFYRRIKPFLELSMAPTTTLHGSLADVYGVGLLFVGDSGVGKSECVLDLVERGHRLVADDLVLASKQGNDVLIGRGHELQKHHMEIRGIGIIDVSALFGVRAIRQQKRIQVIVSLDMWDKRRDYSRTGLEEEYEDILGVSVPKVTVPLNPGKNITVISEVVAMNHLLRFTGVNSAQIFDEKIKQYLEQDYE; this is translated from the coding sequence TTGGGACTCGAGGTCCTCACCGAAGCCACGTCGCTCGATCGTCCGGCATCGGATCCCGATATCACATCGCCGGGCCTCGCGCTCGCCGGCCACACCGCGCGTACACCTCGTGGGCGTATGTGGGTGTTCGGCGAGACGGAGATGACCTACCTCGGGGCGCTCCCCGAGGCGGACGCTCGCAGCCGCCTCGCGACTCTCTTCACCTTCGACGTGCCGGCTGTCTTCGTCACGAAGGGTCAGCAGGTCTCGGAGTACTTTCTCGAGGAGGCCGTCTCCGCGGCGGTCCCCGTTCTCCGTTGCAGCGTGTCGACCAAGGAGTTCTACCGGCGCATCAAGCCGTTTCTCGAGCTCTCGATGGCACCGACCACGACGCTGCACGGCTCGCTCGCCGACGTGTACGGAGTCGGCCTGCTCTTCGTCGGCGACAGCGGCGTGGGCAAGAGCGAATGCGTGCTCGACCTCGTGGAGCGGGGGCACCGCCTCGTTGCGGACGACCTCGTGCTCGCCTCCAAACAGGGAAACGACGTGCTCATCGGACGGGGACACGAGCTCCAGAAGCACCACATGGAGATCCGGGGTATCGGCATCATCGACGTCTCTGCACTCTTCGGGGTGCGCGCGATCCGTCAGCAGAAGAGGATTCAGGTGATCGTCTCCCTGGACATGTGGGATAAGCGCCGGGACTACTCCCGCACCGGCCTCGAAGAGGAATACGAGGACATTCTCGGGGTGTCGGTCCCGAAGGTCACCGTGCCACTCAACCCCGGGAAGAACATCACGGTGATCTCCGAGGTCGTGGCGATGAACCATCTACTGCGGTTCACCGGAGTGAACTCGGCCCAAATCTTCGACGAGAAGATCAAGCAGTACCTGGAGCAGGACTATGAGTGA
- a CDS encoding methionine adenosyltransferase: MSRTLFTSESVTEGHPDKIADQISDAVLDHLLIQDPMSRVACETLVTTGLAMVAGEVTTDCYVHVPDVVRGTLHRIGYTNSNFGIDSLTCAVLTNLDRQSPDIAMGVDAGGAGDQGMMFGYASDETPQLMPATIQYAHAITRQLARMRRNGELPWLRPDGKSQVTVEYEGDTPVRIHTVVVSAQHDEDVTHADLQQQIISKVVRPVLPEELLDDDCIMHINPTGRFVIGGPHGDAGLTGRKIIVDTYGGVGRHGGGSFSGKDATKVDRSAAYAARWAAKNVVAAKLARRCEIQLAYAIGVAEPVSISVHTFGTSEVSEAELARAISDVFDFKPVAIIDRLGLRSAIYTATAAYGHFGRDPEVGVPDAGGPEVQFFPWEITDRVDDLRTALGG, encoded by the coding sequence TTGAGCCGTACCCTCTTCACGTCCGAATCGGTCACCGAAGGCCACCCGGACAAGATCGCAGACCAGATCTCCGACGCCGTACTGGATCATCTCCTGATCCAGGATCCGATGTCGCGGGTGGCGTGTGAAACGCTCGTGACGACCGGACTCGCGATGGTGGCCGGCGAAGTCACCACCGACTGCTACGTACACGTGCCCGACGTAGTGCGAGGCACGCTGCACAGAATCGGTTATACGAACTCGAACTTCGGCATCGACTCGCTCACTTGCGCGGTCCTCACCAACCTCGACCGGCAATCCCCAGATATCGCCATGGGCGTGGATGCCGGCGGCGCGGGTGACCAGGGCATGATGTTCGGTTACGCGTCGGACGAGACGCCTCAACTGATGCCGGCGACCATCCAGTACGCCCACGCGATCACCCGGCAGTTGGCGCGAATGCGCCGCAACGGGGAACTTCCGTGGCTCCGGCCCGACGGCAAGTCGCAGGTAACGGTCGAGTACGAGGGCGATACGCCCGTTCGCATCCACACGGTGGTCGTCAGCGCGCAGCACGACGAGGACGTGACCCACGCCGACCTCCAGCAGCAGATCATCTCCAAGGTCGTGAGGCCGGTTCTACCGGAAGAACTACTCGACGACGACTGCATCATGCACATCAATCCGACCGGCCGCTTTGTGATCGGCGGACCCCACGGGGACGCGGGTCTCACCGGCCGGAAGATCATCGTCGACACATACGGCGGGGTCGGACGACACGGCGGTGGGTCGTTCTCCGGCAAGGACGCGACCAAGGTCGATCGCTCGGCGGCGTATGCCGCCCGGTGGGCGGCCAAGAACGTCGTGGCTGCGAAACTCGCACGGCGCTGCGAGATCCAACTCGCATACGCCATCGGCGTCGCCGAGCCCGTTTCGATCAGCGTACACACCTTCGGTACTAGCGAAGTGTCCGAGGCCGAATTGGCCCGCGCGATCTCGGACGTCTTCGACTTCAAGCCCGTGGCGATCATCGACCGACTCGGGCTGAGGTCGGCGATCTACACGGCGACGGCCGCGTACGGGCACTTCGGCCGAGACCCCGAGGTCGGAGTACCGGACGCCGGCGGCCCGGAGGTACAGTTCTTCCCGTGGGAGATCACGGACCGCGTCGACGACCTCAGGACGGCGCTCGGCGGCTGA
- the nusB gene encoding transcription antitermination factor NusB, producing the protein MTETERLGLAERIDRSRARAWLLQIHYRWESASGDGSLRDALVDTVATRRISPRRLPYIRSVLGLLDEHLDEVDATVSSALDNWRLERVSKIDRAILRIGAVEILYIEEVPPKVSIQEAIRLAEAYGGPDSPRFVNGVLDALFKRHEGNPS; encoded by the coding sequence GTGACCGAAACCGAACGTCTCGGGCTCGCCGAGCGTATCGATCGGAGCCGAGCGCGCGCGTGGTTGCTTCAGATCCACTACCGGTGGGAAAGCGCGAGCGGCGACGGGAGCCTTCGAGACGCGCTCGTGGACACTGTCGCGACTCGGAGAATCTCACCTCGCAGACTTCCGTACATCCGCTCGGTGCTCGGGCTACTCGACGAACATCTCGATGAAGTGGATGCGACGGTGTCGAGCGCCTTGGACAACTGGAGGCTCGAGCGGGTCTCGAAGATCGATCGCGCGATCCTTCGCATCGGAGCTGTCGAGATTCTGTACATCGAGGAGGTTCCCCCGAAGGTCTCGATCCAGGAAGCGATTCGGCTCGCGGAAGCGTACGGTGGCCCGGACTCGCCGCGGTTCGTGAACGGCGTTCTCGACGCACTCTTCAAGAGGCATGAAGGTAATCCGTCGTGA
- the recO gene encoding DNA repair protein RecO, with the protein MLLRSHDYGDTSRILRFYTEAQGLLSVMARGVRTRSGKGTTAIATFATGTLTAYIKPHRDLHTMKDFDCTRMREGLGLDVLRFAGASATVELVLAHADQERSPDLLRALEEGLDTLESIETAHVPAAALSAVWRITEAFGFAPQLDPCVRCGEPLADDEVGRFDFASGGVRCARCAEEAAGPRIGPIARGQIANLLASEFDAELTYARRHLGVLSDFVAYHVVSKPLKSLRFLGGLLPPDEGVGA; encoded by the coding sequence GTGCTGCTCCGATCCCACGACTACGGCGACACCAGTCGCATCCTCCGCTTCTATACCGAGGCCCAGGGACTGCTGAGCGTCATGGCTCGGGGGGTTCGTACCCGTAGCGGAAAGGGCACCACCGCAATTGCCACGTTCGCGACCGGAACCCTCACGGCGTACATAAAGCCACACCGTGACCTGCATACGATGAAGGACTTCGACTGCACACGGATGAGAGAGGGACTCGGGCTCGACGTGCTGCGCTTCGCCGGAGCTTCCGCGACTGTGGAGCTGGTCCTCGCCCACGCCGACCAGGAGCGAAGTCCCGATTTGCTCCGTGCGCTCGAGGAGGGACTCGACACTCTGGAATCGATCGAGACGGCCCACGTGCCCGCAGCGGCGCTCTCGGCTGTTTGGCGCATCACTGAGGCCTTCGGGTTCGCTCCCCAACTCGACCCGTGCGTGCGCTGCGGGGAGCCGCTCGCGGACGACGAGGTGGGACGTTTCGACTTCGCATCCGGTGGAGTTCGCTGTGCCCGATGCGCCGAGGAAGCCGCAGGGCCGCGTATCGGACCCATCGCGCGCGGTCAGATCGCGAACTTGCTCGCGTCCGAGTTCGACGCGGAGCTCACGTATGCGCGGCGACACCTTGGCGTGCTTTCCGACTTCGTGGCGTATCACGTGGTGTCCAAGCCCCTTAAATCCCTCCGCTTCCTGGGTGGACTGCTCCCCCCAGATGAGGGGGTCGGTGCGTGA